ATTATTTAAATAAGATTGCCGGCGACTCAATGACCAAGCTCTATAACTGGGCAAATGTCGTTATCTTCTCGGTGATATCCGCAGCGATGATCACTGTATCGTCGACAGCCGTTCGTTTCTTATTCGATATTCCGGCACAATTAAATTGGTACCCTAGCAGTCTATGGTTTGTGATGATTGTATTAGCGGTAGGATCTATCGTCGTTGTCGTCGCCATGTATGGTTTCTCTACCGTGGCTGACTTTTCTAAAATTTGTGCGCCGTGGTTATTTGTTATTTTTATTGCGGGTTCATTTACCTTATTTCCAGTGTTATCAAATCATGTGATTGGCAGTACCACATTAACGGGCTGGCAAGACTTCATGACCATAGGTGACAGCTCAATTTGGACTGGATTAAATGACAAAGGTGAACCCGGTATTGGTTTACTTGAAGTGATAGGCTTTGCGTGGGCAGCTAACTCAATTACTCACTTCGGTTTGATAGACATGGCTATTTTCCGCTTCGCAAAGCGTAAAAGTTATGGTTTGATTTCAGGTGTTGGCATGTTCTTCGGCCACTACTTAGCATGGATCTCTGCTGGTATTATGGGGGCAGGTACTGCTGTACTATTAAAAACTACTATTACTCAACTCGATCCAGGTGATGTTGCTTACCATGCTTTAGGTTTTTCAGGCTTTGTGATTATCATTATCGCTGGTTGGACAACGGCTAACGCGAATTTATACCGTGCAGGCCTAGCCGCGCAGTCAATCTTTGTTAATCAATCTCGTGAACGTACTACCGCCATTGTGGGTTTAGTCACTGTAGTGATAGCGTGTTTCCCATTTGTGTTTTCGCAGATGTTACCGTTACTGACGTATGCAGGTCTATTAGTTGTACCAGTGGGGGGGATTGTATTTGCTGAGCACGTGTTGTTCCCTAAAATTGGCTTAACCCGCTATTGGGCTAAGTATCAAAACCTGTCTAAAAGTACACCGGCAATTGCATCTTGGGCATTAGCGTTAGTATTTGGGTTTGGTTTAAATAGTCTTGATATTATTTCATTCTATTACTTATTTATTCCAACATGGATATTCACCATTATTATTTATACTGTATTAGCTAAAAAATATGGTGCCGATTTAGATTATACAGACGCTATATTATTAGATGAGAAAGAACAGCAACAAATTGCCGAATACCAAGATGAAATGGCTAAAGATGATAAGCCTCATGTTGAAGACTGCAGTCAGTT
The nucleotide sequence above comes from Shewanella sp. Arc9-LZ. Encoded proteins:
- a CDS encoding cytosine permease, producing MTTSQHEASFKQMNEEQLPVAKNKLHGWKHFAGLYAGEHVAATEFVIGATFVALGASTIDILLGLLIGNLLAMCSWWLLTAPIAVETRLSLYNYLNKIAGDSMTKLYNWANVVIFSVISAAMITVSSTAVRFLFDIPAQLNWYPSSLWFVMIVLAVGSIVVVVAMYGFSTVADFSKICAPWLFVIFIAGSFTLFPVLSNHVIGSTTLTGWQDFMTIGDSSIWTGLNDKGEPGIGLLEVIGFAWAANSITHFGLIDMAIFRFAKRKSYGLISGVGMFFGHYLAWISAGIMGAGTAVLLKTTITQLDPGDVAYHALGFSGFVIIIIAGWTTANANLYRAGLAAQSIFVNQSRERTTAIVGLVTVVIACFPFVFSQMLPLLTYAGLLVVPVGGIVFAEHVLFPKIGLTRYWAKYQNLSKSTPAIASWALALVFGFGLNSLDIISFYYLFIPTWIFTIIIYTVLAKKYGADLDYTDAILLDEKEQQQIAEYQDEMAKDDKPHVEDCSQFTKVLNSFAVVSLVVISVLAAKVMFYSPTMTIYAENKSLFETVCFVCTIIYFSCSYVALKRHKKINS